The Flavobacterium sp. 140616W15 sequence TTTTTCTATTCCCGATGTTCCTGCGCCAAAAATTGTTCCGCTATCCCAATCAGGTTCTTCGTTTTTTAGAATTGTTAATCCTGCATCTTTCCAAGCATCTAAGCCAGCTATTACGCCATAAAGAATACCCGAGGCATTAAAATTACGTAATTCAAGTTCTGTGAAATAGTTACCAATTAGTTCAGTTGATAATTCTGGCTTTCCTGAGATCTGACAAGAAAATTGCAAGCGCTCTAATTCGGCATCGTGTTTAATACCCGACAGGCCTTTTTTTATTGCATTTGTAAATGCATCAAGTCCTACTCCATTTGGGGCAACAACTCCAAGACCTGTAATGACAACTCTTTTTTGCATCTTACTTATTTTAAAGATTATAATTTAAACAATTATACCAGCAATCGTTCCAGAACAAACCTCAATTCCGAGTTGGTTTTTCATGCTAACTTTACATTTTAATTTTCCAAATCTAAAATATATTTTTTCTGAAATTACGGTTACATTTTCATTCGGATAAACAGGTTTTAAAAAATCTATTTCAATTGATGTTAAGGCAATTGAAGTTGCTATATTGAATTCTTTATTTAATATATATATGCCTAAACATACTAATCCAATCTGTGCCATGACTTCGGTCAGTATTATGCCAGGTGTAACTGGATTTGATATGAAATGTCCTTTGTAAAAGTCTAAATCTTTGTCAAAATAATACGTTCCTTCTACTCCATTTTCGGATATAGATATAATTTCATCTACAAACAAAAAAGGCTTGCTGTATGGTAATTTAGATATAATATCCTGACTTGTCATTTTTAGAATTTATGATAAATATTTAAAACCATTTACTTTAAAATTGTAATAAGACACGCTGAGCTGAGAACCCTGGCCCAAAACTTAACATTAAGCCCTTTTCTCCTTTTTTGGGTTTTTTATCGATAATTTGTTCCAAAACATATAAAACAGTTGCACTCGACATATTTCCGTATAAACGGAGTACTTCTTTTGTGTCGTCAATATTCTTTCCTAAATCGGTGAATAACTCTTCTACAGTCTGTATAATTTTTTTTCCTCCCGGATGAAAAATTAAATGATCAATATGTTCTATTTTTAAATTGTTTTTTGCTAAAAACGGATGAATAATATCAGGAAAATGTGATGCAATTGTTTCAGGAACTTCAATATCCAGTACCATTTGCAAACCAGTGTTTACAAGCTTAAATCCCATCATATGGATGTTGTCGTAAAAATGATACATTTCTTCACCAAGAATCTCAGGGCCATTATCTGCTTCATGTGAAGATAATAATACGCAAGCAGCACCATCTCCAAAAATTGCCGCCGACACAACATTAGCCATTGAAAAGTCATTTAACTGAAATGTTGCTGTTGGACTTTCGACTGCAACTACGGCAGCACGTTTTCCGGGATTGGCTTTTAAAAAGTTTTTGGCATAAATAATTCCAGAAATTCCAGCGGCACAGCCCATTTCGGTTACAGGAAGCCGTACGATATCCTGACGCAGTTTGAGTTTGTTTATAAGATAGGCATCCAAAGAAGGAATCATGATACCAGTACAGCTTACTGTAATAATATAGTCAAGACTTTCTGGTTCCCAGTTTGATTTACTTAATGCTTTTTTTAAGACCTTTTCTCCTAAATCAATGACCTCTCGGACATAAATATCGTTTCGGTCTTCAAAAGAGGTGTGAGAGAAAACTTCGATAGGATCCATTATGGAATATCGTTTATCGACAGCGGCACCTTCAAAAATTTTTTTTACTTTTCTGATAAAGCGTTCATCTTGACCAAATAGCCATGAATCTAAAAATGGAATAATTTCTTCGGTCGTTCTTGAATATTTAGGTAATTGCTTGGCAACGTTGGCTATTTTTACATTCATATTTTTGAAATTATCCATTGATATCGGAAAGCCCATTTCCATTGAATGGTGTATTTTTTTAAGTTTAATTGTTTTGAAAAATCAAGCAACTCATTTCTTGTGAATCCTCTCAAGATAGATGTAAGTCCATCTTTTTTTGACATTCCGTTTAACCGGGTAACAAAGCACATTGCTTGAAATAAGCGATAGGAAATGATACTCCTGTGTAAATCATTTATTACGACACCACGTCTTGCATTTGTATTAAAAATGGTTGCAAGATTAATTATTTCATTGTTTCTAAAATGATGTAAAGTCAATGTACATAATGCAATGTCGTATTCTAATTTACTAAAAGCTTCATTGAATATGTCTTCGCATCGATAATTTATATTGGGGTAATGTATAGATAATTTTCGGGCGTAATTTATTGTAAATGCATTAGCATCGATACCTATTAGTTTAAAATCCCAATCGTATTTTAATGCATAATCAGCTAGCATTCTTAGCATGTCTCCATTTCCACAGCCTACATCGATAATCGTTATTGTTTGCTCTTTGGTAATACCATCCAATAATTTTTCGACTCCTTGTAAAGTTAATTGGTTTCCTCCAAGAAGCTGATTTATTTTAGCAATTTTATCCAATGCATTTTGTAAAACTTCCCCTTTTAAATTGAAATCATCCATAATCTCAGGATCATCCGTTCTATATTTGGTTTTTATAGCCATTCTTAATTTAGAATTATAGATTTACCATGTGTTCTTTTTATAATTTGAGGCAGTAAAAATGGAAATTGAATTAGCAGCCACATTATAACGGCTGATTTTTTTTTATTTTGTAAAAGTGAGGCAAGAAAGCGACCTGTTTTTAATCTTTTCTTGAAATTATAGTCCCATGACTGGATGTATTTTTTTTCAAGCTCTTTTCTTGAAATGGTTTTTTTAGTATAGAAATCTACAATTAATTCAGAAGCAATTTTGGCACTATGAATCGCCATTGCCATGCCATTTCCGCATAAAGGCTGAATTAAGCCAGCGCTGTCTCCAACCATTATGATATGATTTTCGATTGCTGCTTTTTCTTCAAATGAAATTTGACTTATAGTTAATGGTTTGTCAAATAATGGTGTGCTATTACTAAAAAACTCTTTTAGATGTGGGTTTTTATAAATGATATTGGCTTGAAAATCATCAATGTTTTTGTGTTTTTTAAAAGAATCAAAATTAACCAAATAGCAAATGTTTATTATGTTGTTCTCCACTTTTGAAACGCCGCAATAACCTCCTTCAAAATTATATAAGCCAACAAGGTTATTTGGGAATTTACCTTTGTAATGTGATTTAACAGCGAGCCAAGGCGCTTTTTTTAAAATGAATTTCCGTTGTAATTTTTGATCAAAATTAGAGCGTTTACCAAATGCACCTATAGCAATACGAGTTGTGATTTTTTTTAATTCTGAGGTTGTAATCGTGAATAAATCATCTTCAAAATTTATATCTTCAACAGTATCATGAATTATCTCACATCCATTTTCGATTGCTTTTTTATATAAATGATAATCTAATGTGTAACGGCTGAGTCCGAACCCTCCTAGAGGTAAATTACAATGAATTGTTTTTTTGTTTGGTATAGAAAATTCTAATTGTGTAATTGTTGCAGGATTTAAGTCCTGAATTTTTAAGTCAAGCCAATCCAAATAAGGTTTAATTTCATTAGAAACATATTCTCCACAAACTTTATGTTTAGGGAATTCGTTTTTTTCAATCAAAATCACTTGTTGCCCCATTTTAGATAAATGAATGCCACAAGTTAGCCCTGCTAGTCCCCCACCAATAATTACTACATCAGGATTTTTTTTCATATGTAGATATTATTTGTTTTTAACAGAAATGATGTCTTTAATTTAGTTTTTAAACTTAATAATATTAGACTATTGCTAATTTAAGTAATTTCTTAATAGAAAAATCATTTTCAAATAAAAAAAGCTGCCTCAGAAATATTGAGGCAGCTTTAGTATTTATTTTGGAAATATGTTAGATTTTTTCTTTCATGATCTCTTCTACAATTTCTGGATTCAATAATGTTGAAATATCACCAAAGTTTGAATAATCTCCTTCTGCTATTTTACGTAGAATTCTACGCATGATTTTTCCAGAGCGTGTTTTTGGTAAACCAGATACAAACTGAATCTTATCTAACTTAGCAATTGGGCCAATGTGATCTGAAATGTATTGGTTGATTTCTTTGCTTAAGTTTGCTCTGTCTCTGTATTCTCCAGTTTCTTTTAAGATTACGAAACCATATAATGCATTTCCTTTTATATCATGTGGGAATCCGACAATTGCAGATTCTGCTACAGCTGGGTGCTCGTTGATTGCATCTTCAATTGGAGCTGTTCCTAGATTATGGCCTGAAACAATAACAACATCATCTACTCTACCAGTGATTCTGTAGTAACCTACTTCATCTCTTAATGCTCCATCACCTGTGAAATATTTTCCTGGAAATGCTGAGAAATAAGTGTCTTTATAACGTTGGTGATCGCCCCAGATAGTTCTGGCGATTCCTGGCCATGGGAATTTAATACATAAACTTCCAACAACCTGGTTTCCTTCTATTTCATTTCTCTTTTCATCCATTAAAACGGGTTGGATTCCTGGAAGAGGTAACGTTGCATATGTTGGTTTTGTAGGTGTAACAAATGCAATTGGTGAAATCATAATTCCTCCAGTTTCTGTTTGCCACCAAGTATCTACAACAGGGCATCTTTTATCTCCTACGTGATCATTGTACCAGTGCCATGCTTCTTCGTTTATAGGTTCTCCTACTGATCCGATTACTTTAAGCGATTTTAAAGGATACTTTTGGATATAATCTAAGCTTTCTTTTGCTAACGAACGTATTGCTGTTGGTGCTGTATAAAACTGAGTTACTTTGTGTTTTTCGATAATTTCCCAAAAACGACTAAAATCTGGATACGATGGAACTCCTTCAAAAATTACAGTAGTTCCTCCATTTAGTAACGGTCCGTATAATATGTATGAGTGACCAGTTATCCAACCAATATCTGCAGTACACCAGAAAATATCATTTTCTTCATGACTAAACACGTTTTTAAATGTATAAGCTGTGTAAACCATATAACCTGCAGTGGTGTGAACCATTCCTTTAGGTTTTCCTGTAGAACCCGATGTGTATAAGATGAATAAAGGATCTTCAGCATCCATAATTTCTGCAACATTATAATCTAATGCAGCGTCTAGAAGCGGTTGTAACCATTGGTCACGTCCTTCTTTCATTTTTACATCAGTTTGTGTTCTTTTGACAACCAAAACGTTGGTAACGCATGGGCATGTTTCTAATGCTTCATCAACAATTGCTTTTAAATCAATCGTTTTATTACCTCTGTATCCTCCATCAGAAGTGATAACCATTTTGCATTCGCTATCATTTATTCTTGCTGTTACAGCTGAAGCTGAAAATCCTGCAAATACTACTGAATGTATTGCTCCAATTCGTGCACATGCCAAAATTGAAACTGCCAATTCGGGAATCATTGGTAAATAAATGCAAACTCTGTCTCCCTTTTTTATTCCTTGTTCACGTAAAACATTAGCCATTTTTGACACTCTCTCGTACAGCTCATTATAAGATATGTGTAATGAACTTTCTGAAGGGTCGTTTGGTTCGAATATTATTGCTGTTTTTTCTCCTCTTTTACTTAAATGTCTGTCAATACAGTTTTTGGTAATGTTTACTTTTGCTTCAGAAAACCATTTTACCTCTGCATCTGCCATATTAAAATCGACAACTTTTTCCCATTGTTGGTACCATGTGAAATTTTCTTCTGCTATTTTTCCCCAAAATTTTCTTGGCTCACGAACAGATTTATTGTAGTGTTTAAAATATTGTTCTAAATTTTCAATTTTGTAATAACTCATTGTTTCTCAATTTTTTTATAAAAGTATTAAATCTCTTTCTATTCTTAAAACTATTTAATTTATTAATAATGACAAAAAAATGTAATATACATTTAAAATATGGCAATTAATTTGCAATTGTTTAAAATTTAGTGATTACTAGATAAATTTGCTTAACATGAAAAAAGGCATGATATCATTTATCATGCCTTTAGTATTAACAAGATTAACAACAATTAATTTTAGTGCCTGAAAACATTGATATAGATGAATTATTAAACAATTATTTTATTATCTATACTAGATGAAAGGCAATAATCTTATATTCTGTATCTTAAGATATCTTCTCTAATTTTTTGAGAATAGTAGCAGCATTATTAATTTAATTGGAGAATAAAAGACGGAACTAATTCTGTCTCTTATTAGGTATTACTCCACTTAACTATCTCCTCGTTTGTAGTTAAGTGAAAGTAATATGCATCTATATCCATATTATCTTAATAAGTGCTTACTAATTCAAAATATTATATAAAAATAGAGATACAGCGCAAACTTCAACTTAGGTTGAAATCCCATTAATTATCCAATTTTTTTCATTGCGGTCATTGATTCTCTTAACCAGGCTCCTACTTCTTCGATAGGGTGTTGACGAATAGTTTTGTTTACTGCAATAAGTACCGCATTGTCTACTCCGTTTGAAGTTGAAAATGGTTTTCCGATTACATTTGTATCAACAGTTTTCATAAAATCGGTCAATAATGGTTTGCAAGCGTGATCAAATAAATAACAACCATATTCGGCAGTATCCGATATAATTCTATTCATTTCGTATAATTTCTTTCTTGCTACTGTATTTGCAATCAAAGGCAATTCGTGTAATGATTCGTAATATGCTGATTCTTCAATAATACCCGCTTCTGTCATTGTTTCAAAAGCCAATTCTACACCCGCTTTAACCATTGCAATCATTAATACTCCATTGTCGAAATATTCTTGTTCTGAAATAGGAGCTTCTGTTGGGGCAGTTTTTTCGAAGTTTGTTTCTCCTGTTGCTGCTCTCCAAGTCAATAAATTAACATCGTCATTTGCCCAGTCAATCATCATGTTTCTAGAGAATTCTCCAGACATAATATCGTCTTGGTGTTTTTGAAATAATGGACGCATAATGTCTTTTAATTCATCTGCAATTTCATAAGCTTCAATTTTTGCAGGATTTGAAAGACGATCCATCATATTGGTGATTCCACCATGTTTTAAAGCTTCGGTGATAGTTTCCCATCCGTATTGGATTAATTTTGAAGCGTATCCTGGCTCGATTCCTTTTTCGACCATTTTGTCAAAACATAAGATTGATCCAGTTTGTAACATTCCACAAAGAATAGTTTGTTCTCCCATTAAATCCGATTTTACTTCGGCAACAAATGATGATTTTAAAACTCCTGCTTTATGTCCTCCAGTTGCTACAGCGTATGCTTTGGCTTGATCTAATCCTAAATTATTAGGGTCATTTTCTGGGTGAACTGCAATTAGTGTTGGTACACCAAATCCTCTTTTGTATTCTTCACGAACCTCAGAACCCGGGCATTTAGGAGCACACATAATTACAGTAATGTCTTTACGAATTTGCATTCCTTCTTCCACGATATTAAAACCATGAGAGTATGCTAGTGTCGAACCATTTTTCATTAATGGCATAATTGCTGTAACTACAGCTGTATGTTGTTTATCTGGAGTAAGGTTACATACTAAATCAGCTGTTGGAATTAATTCTTCATAAGTACCTACTTTGAAACCATTTTCAGCAGCGTTTTTATAAGAAGCTCTTTTTTCTGTAATTGCATCTGGGCGTAAAGCATAAGAAATATCAAGTCCTGAATCTCTCATGTTTAAACCTTGGTTTAAGCCTTGGGCTCCACAACCTACGATAACTACTTTTTTTCCTTTTAAAGCAGCAATTCCATCAGCGAATTCTGATTGTTCCATGAATTCGCATACGCCTAATTGTTCTAGTTGTAATCTTAGTGGTAATGTGTTAAAATAATTTGCCATTTTTTTTAAAAAATATTTAATGAATGTGAAATTTAATAATTGTATAAGTTAGTTGGTATTGAAAACTGAAACCGATTATAGTTTTAGTGATTCTAGTAATGTGGATACTTCCATTTTTTCTTTAGAAACCGAAATTCTTCCTGAGCGTACAAACTGCATGATTCCGTATGGTTTCAGCTTAGCGTGTACTTCTTCAATTTCTGAACGTCTTCCTGATTTTGAAATCACAAAGAAATCGCGTGAAACGGTTACAATTGTAGATTGGCTTTCTTTGATGATATTCTGAATTTGTTTTTCATCAAATAACAAATTTGAATGGATCTTGAATAAAGCATTTTCTAAATAAATGGTTTCTTCATCTGTATGATAAAAAGCTTTTATTACCTCGATTTGTTTTTCTATTTGTCCAACAATATTTTTAACCCATTTTTCTGTTGTTTCTACAACTATAATGAATCTTGAAACATTGTCTATTTCTGATTCTGAAACATTTAGGCTTAATATGTTAATGTGACGCTTTAAGAATATTCCGGATATTCTATTTAACAAGCCCACATTATTTTCTGAGTATACCGAAATGGTAAATGTTCTGTTTTCCATGTTGTCTTTTAGTTTTTTTTTGTTTCATATTTCACGTTCCAAATTGCAACCTGAAACTAAACCTGAAACTTTAAACTTCTTTATTTAGCTTAATCTGATGTCAGAAACACATGCTCCTGTTGGAATCATTGGGAATACATTATTTTCTTTTTCAACCATAACTTCTAAGAAATAGGCATCTTTTGAAGCCATCATTTCTGCTACGGCCGCATCTAAATCTTCTCGTTTTGTTACTTTTTTTGCTTGGATATAATATCCTTCAGCAATAGCAACAAAGTTTGGATTAATCATTTCTGTTGAAGCATATCTGTTGTCAAAAAATAATTCTTGCCACTGACGTACCATTCCTAAAAACTCATTGTTAAGTACTACAATTTTTACTGGTACTTTGGTCTGAAAAATGGTTCCTAATTCCTGAATAGTCATTTGGAATCCTCCATCTCCAATAATAGCAACAACTTCACGATCAGGTCTTCCCATTTTTGCTCCAATTGCAGCAGGTAATGCAAATCCCATTGTTCCTAATCCTCCAGAAGTAACATTACTCTTGGTTGTGTTGAATTTTGCATAACGGCAAGCAAACATTTGGTGTTGACCAACATCTGAAACAATTATTGCATCTCCTTTAGAGTGTTTGTTAATCATTTCCATGGCTTCACCCATCGAAATACCTTTATTATTTGTTGGATTTAATTCTTCTTTTATAACCGAATCAAATTCGATTTGATGTTTTTCTTTGAAGATATTGTGCCAACCTTCATGTTTGTTATTGTCGATTAACGGAAGTAATGCATCCAGAGCTTCTCTTACATCTCCTAAAATGGCTACTTCTGTCTTAACATTTTTATCTATTTCGGCTGGATCAATGTCAAAATGAATCACTTTTGCTTGTTTAGCATACGTGGCTAAATTTCCGGTAACACGATCATCAAAACGCATTCCTAATGCAATTAATACATCGCATTCATTAGTTAGTAAGTTTGGACCGTAATTACCATGCATTCCTAACATTCCCACGTTTAATGGATGGTCTGTGGGTAAAGCTGAAAGCCCTAATATTGTCCAACCCGCTGGGATTCCTGTTTTTTCAATTAATGCTTTTAATTGTTCTTCGGCTTGACCAAGAATAATTCCTTGACCAAAAACGATAAAAGGCTTTTTGGCTTTATTGATTAATTCAGCTGCTTCTGCAACTTTATCAAGTTTTAATTTAGGAACTGGATTATAACTTCTTATTCCAGTACATTTTTTATAGCTAAATTCGAATTCATCAAATTGCGCATTCTTTGTTATATCGATTAAAACTGGACCTGGACGACCTGATTTTGCAATATAAAATGCTTTTGCTATAATTTCAGGAATTTCTGAAGCTTCGGTAACTTGGTAATTCCATTTGGTTACTGGAGTTGAAATTCCGATAATATCTGTTTCCTGAAAAGCATCTGATCCTAATAAGTGTTTGCCTACTTGCCCTGTGATGCAAACCATTGGTGTGGAATCAATTTGAGCATCGGCAATTCCTGTTACCAAATTTGTTGCTCCTGGGCCAGATGTTGCAATTGCGATTCCGACTTTCCCTGTTGCTCTTGCATATCCTTGCGCTGCATGTGTTGCTCCTTGCTCATGGCGTACAAGAACGTGGTGTAATTGATCTTTAAATTTATATAATTCGTCGTAAACTGGCATGATTGCTCCTCCCGGATATCCATAAACCAAGTCTACTCCTTCTTCTAATAAGCATCTGATAACAGCTTCTGCACCTGATATTTTCATAGTATATTGTTTTTTTCAATGTCAATGTCAAAAATCAATTTCAAAATTTAATCACAATGTCAAAAATCAAATTCAATGATAACTTATAAATTGATTTTTACTATTTTATTGCTTTTAATTTTTTGTTATTGTATCGTCATTGCTATTGATTTTTGAAATTGTTATTGTAAAATTATTTATCGGTAACGCAACCTGTAGAAGCGCTTGACACCGATCTTGCATATTTAAGTAATACTCCTTTTGATGCTTTTAAAGCTGGCTGAATCCAGTTGGCTTTTCTTTCGTCAAATTCTGCGTCAGATATTTTCAGGTTGATTGTATTTTTAATAGCATCAATGGTAATTAAATCTCCATCTTGTACTAAAGCTATACCACCACCATCATAAGCTTCTGGTGTTATGTGTCCTACCACAAACCCATGTGAACCTCCAGAGAACCTGCCATCTGTGATAAGAGCAACGCTACTTCCTAATCCAGCTCCTATAATAGCCGATGTAGGTTTTAGCATTTCAGGCATCCCCGGACCACCTTTTGGCCCACAATACCTGATGACGACTACATCTCCTGGTTTTACTTTTCCGGCTTGAATACCTGGAATAACATCAAATTCGCTTTCGAAAACGACTGCTGTTCCTTCAAAATATTCCCCTTCTTTTCCACTAATTTTGGCAACCGCTCCTTCTGAAGCTAGATTTCCGTATAATATCTGGATGTTTCCAGTTGGTTTTAATGCCTTTTGAATTTCAAAAATTACTTCTTGTCCATCATTTAAATCTGGTACAGAAGCTAAATTTTCGGCTACTGTTTTTCCTGTTACGGTTAAACAATCTCCGTGTATGAATCCTTCTTTTAATAAATATTTCATTACTGCTGGTACTCCTCCTACATCATGTAAATCTTCCATCATGTATTTTCCACTTGGCTTTAAATCTGCAAGAACTGGTGTTTTATCACTAATTCTTTGGAAATCTGCCAACGTAATTTCAACATCAACTGAATGTGCCATTGCAATTAAGTGCATTACTGCATTTGTAGAACCTCCTAAAACAGCTACGAGTGTAATAGCATTTTCAAAAGCCTTATGAGTCATAATGTCTCTTGGCTTAATATCTTTTTCTAATAATACTCTAATTGCTTTTCCTGCGTCAAGACATTCTTGTTTTTTTTCATTGCTTAATGCGGGATATGAAGAACTAAATGGTAAACTCATTCCTAATGCTTCAATTGCCGATGACATAGTGTTGGCTGTGTACATTCCGCCACATGCCCCAGCTCCTGGGCAAGCATTTTGAATTACTCCTT is a genomic window containing:
- a CDS encoding 3-hydroxyacyl-ACP dehydratase FabZ family protein yields the protein MTSQDIISKLPYSKPFLFVDEIISISENGVEGTYYFDKDLDFYKGHFISNPVTPGIILTEVMAQIGLVCLGIYILNKEFNIATSIALTSIEIDFLKPVYPNENVTVISEKIYFRFGKLKCKVSMKNQLGIEVCSGTIAGIIV
- a CDS encoding type III polyketide synthase, whose amino-acid sequence is MNVKIANVAKQLPKYSRTTEEIIPFLDSWLFGQDERFIRKVKKIFEGAAVDKRYSIMDPIEVFSHTSFEDRNDIYVREVIDLGEKVLKKALSKSNWEPESLDYIITVSCTGIMIPSLDAYLINKLKLRQDIVRLPVTEMGCAAGISGIIYAKNFLKANPGKRAAVVAVESPTATFQLNDFSMANVVSAAIFGDGAACVLLSSHEADNGPEILGEEMYHFYDNIHMMGFKLVNTGLQMVLDIEVPETIASHFPDIIHPFLAKNNLKIEHIDHLIFHPGGKKIIQTVEELFTDLGKNIDDTKEVLRLYGNMSSATVLYVLEQIIDKKPKKGEKGLMLSFGPGFSAQRVLLQF
- a CDS encoding methyltransferase domain-containing protein; the protein is MAIKTKYRTDDPEIMDDFNLKGEVLQNALDKIAKINQLLGGNQLTLQGVEKLLDGITKEQTITIIDVGCGNGDMLRMLADYALKYDWDFKLIGIDANAFTINYARKLSIHYPNINYRCEDIFNEAFSKLEYDIALCTLTLHHFRNNEIINLATIFNTNARRGVVINDLHRSIISYRLFQAMCFVTRLNGMSKKDGLTSILRGFTRNELLDFSKQLNLKKYTIQWKWAFRYQWIISKI
- a CDS encoding NAD(P)/FAD-dependent oxidoreductase → MKKNPDVVIIGGGLAGLTCGIHLSKMGQQVILIEKNEFPKHKVCGEYVSNEIKPYLDWLDLKIQDLNPATITQLEFSIPNKKTIHCNLPLGGFGLSRYTLDYHLYKKAIENGCEIIHDTVEDINFEDDLFTITTSELKKITTRIAIGAFGKRSNFDQKLQRKFILKKAPWLAVKSHYKGKFPNNLVGLYNFEGGYCGVSKVENNIINICYLVNFDSFKKHKNIDDFQANIIYKNPHLKEFFSNSTPLFDKPLTISQISFEEKAAIENHIIMVGDSAGLIQPLCGNGMAMAIHSAKIASELIVDFYTKKTISRKELEKKYIQSWDYNFKKRLKTGRFLASLLQNKKKSAVIMWLLIQFPFLLPQIIKRTHGKSIILN
- the acs gene encoding acetate--CoA ligase; the protein is MSYYKIENLEQYFKHYNKSVREPRKFWGKIAEENFTWYQQWEKVVDFNMADAEVKWFSEAKVNITKNCIDRHLSKRGEKTAIIFEPNDPSESSLHISYNELYERVSKMANVLREQGIKKGDRVCIYLPMIPELAVSILACARIGAIHSVVFAGFSASAVTARINDSECKMVITSDGGYRGNKTIDLKAIVDEALETCPCVTNVLVVKRTQTDVKMKEGRDQWLQPLLDAALDYNVAEIMDAEDPLFILYTSGSTGKPKGMVHTTAGYMVYTAYTFKNVFSHEENDIFWCTADIGWITGHSYILYGPLLNGGTTVIFEGVPSYPDFSRFWEIIEKHKVTQFYTAPTAIRSLAKESLDYIQKYPLKSLKVIGSVGEPINEEAWHWYNDHVGDKRCPVVDTWWQTETGGIMISPIAFVTPTKPTYATLPLPGIQPVLMDEKRNEIEGNQVVGSLCIKFPWPGIARTIWGDHQRYKDTYFSAFPGKYFTGDGALRDEVGYYRITGRVDDVVIVSGHNLGTAPIEDAINEHPAVAESAIVGFPHDIKGNALYGFVILKETGEYRDRANLSKEINQYISDHIGPIAKLDKIQFVSGLPKTRSGKIMRRILRKIAEGDYSNFGDISTLLNPEIVEEIMKEKI
- the ilvC gene encoding ketol-acid reductoisomerase, translating into MANYFNTLPLRLQLEQLGVCEFMEQSEFADGIAALKGKKVVIVGCGAQGLNQGLNMRDSGLDISYALRPDAITEKRASYKNAAENGFKVGTYEELIPTADLVCNLTPDKQHTAVVTAIMPLMKNGSTLAYSHGFNIVEEGMQIRKDITVIMCAPKCPGSEVREEYKRGFGVPTLIAVHPENDPNNLGLDQAKAYAVATGGHKAGVLKSSFVAEVKSDLMGEQTILCGMLQTGSILCFDKMVEKGIEPGYASKLIQYGWETITEALKHGGITNMMDRLSNPAKIEAYEIADELKDIMRPLFQKHQDDIMSGEFSRNMMIDWANDDVNLLTWRAATGETNFEKTAPTEAPISEQEYFDNGVLMIAMVKAGVELAFETMTEAGIIEESAYYESLHELPLIANTVARKKLYEMNRIISDTAEYGCYLFDHACKPLLTDFMKTVDTNVIGKPFSTSNGVDNAVLIAVNKTIRQHPIEEVGAWLRESMTAMKKIG
- the ilvN gene encoding acetolactate synthase small subunit; translated protein: MENRTFTISVYSENNVGLLNRISGIFLKRHINILSLNVSESEIDNVSRFIIVVETTEKWVKNIVGQIEKQIEVIKAFYHTDEETIYLENALFKIHSNLLFDEKQIQNIIKESQSTIVTVSRDFFVISKSGRRSEIEEVHAKLKPYGIMQFVRSGRISVSKEKMEVSTLLESLKL
- the ilvB gene encoding biosynthetic-type acetolactate synthase large subunit, producing MKISGAEAVIRCLLEEGVDLVYGYPGGAIMPVYDELYKFKDQLHHVLVRHEQGATHAAQGYARATGKVGIAIATSGPGATNLVTGIADAQIDSTPMVCITGQVGKHLLGSDAFQETDIIGISTPVTKWNYQVTEASEIPEIIAKAFYIAKSGRPGPVLIDITKNAQFDEFEFSYKKCTGIRSYNPVPKLKLDKVAEAAELINKAKKPFIVFGQGIILGQAEEQLKALIEKTGIPAGWTILGLSALPTDHPLNVGMLGMHGNYGPNLLTNECDVLIALGMRFDDRVTGNLATYAKQAKVIHFDIDPAEIDKNVKTEVAILGDVREALDALLPLIDNNKHEGWHNIFKEKHQIEFDSVIKEELNPTNNKGISMGEAMEMINKHSKGDAIIVSDVGQHQMFACRYAKFNTTKSNVTSGGLGTMGFALPAAIGAKMGRPDREVVAIIGDGGFQMTIQELGTIFQTKVPVKIVVLNNEFLGMVRQWQELFFDNRYASTEMINPNFVAIAEGYYIQAKKVTKREDLDAAVAEMMASKDAYFLEVMVEKENNVFPMIPTGACVSDIRLS
- the ilvD gene encoding dihydroxy-acid dehydratase gives rise to the protein MELNKYSKVITQDQTQPAAQAMLYGIGLTEEDLKKAQVGIVSMGYEGNTCNMHLNDLAKDVKKGVGNADLVGLIFNTVGVSDGISNGTDGMRFSLVSRDVIADSIETVMGAQWYDSLIAIPGCDKNMPGALIAMGRVNRPALMVYGGSIHSGKWKGESLNIVSAFEALGKKFQNTITDEDFKGVIQNACPGAGACGGMYTANTMSSAIEALGMSLPFSSSYPALSNEKKQECLDAGKAIRVLLEKDIKPRDIMTHKAFENAITLVAVLGGSTNAVMHLIAMAHSVDVEITLADFQRISDKTPVLADLKPSGKYMMEDLHDVGGVPAVMKYLLKEGFIHGDCLTVTGKTVAENLASVPDLNDGQEVIFEIQKALKPTGNIQILYGNLASEGAVAKISGKEGEYFEGTAVVFESEFDVIPGIQAGKVKPGDVVVIRYCGPKGGPGMPEMLKPTSAIIGAGLGSSVALITDGRFSGGSHGFVVGHITPEAYDGGGIALVQDGDLITIDAIKNTINLKISDAEFDERKANWIQPALKASKGVLLKYARSVSSASTGCVTDK